CCCCACGCTGTTCAAACCGATCATGGTCTTCGACATCCCCTACCTCTTTCCCAACAAGTACGTGGCCTGGGAGGTGCTGGACGGTCCCTTCGGCGAGAAACTCATGGACAAGATGCTCGAGGAGACGGGCATCAGGAGTCTGGCCATCAGCGAGAACGGCTACCGGCACTTCTTCACCGGCGACGCCGTGATCCACTCCCCCGAGGACATGGAGGGCCTCAAACTCCGCACCATGGAGAACCCCGCCCACATGAAGATGGTGGAGGCCCTCGGCGCGTCGCCGACGCCCATCGCCTTCGGCGAGCTCTACATGGCCCTCCAGCAGGACGTGGTGGACGGTGCCGAATGTCCCATCACGCTGATCAACAACATGAAGTTCTACGAGGTCCAGGAGAACACCGTGCTCGACGGCCACCTGTACAACCCGCTGATCATGTTCATCAACAACGGTGTCTGGAAAAGCCTCAGCGAGAGCCAGCAGCAGGCGGTCTTCGAGGGCGCCCAGCTCTTCAAGATCACCCAGCGCGCCCTGACGGAGCGCCAGGTGCAGACGGGCATCCAGCATCTGAAAGACGAGGGTATGGCAGTCTATGTCCCCACACCGGAGGAGAAGGCCCAGTTCCGCGAGCTCTCCCAGCCCGCCGTCCTGACCTATGTCCGGGAGCAGATCGGCGACAAGTGGGTGGACGAGGTGATCGCAGCGGTCGACGAGGCCTCTGCCAAAGAGATGCAGCTGTTGAAATAGCCTGATACGAAAAACCTTGCAGGGCGGGGTGTCTCCCCGCCCTTTTTTACAATGGTAAGGGGGTGGCTCCGTGGCGTTCCTCCAGAGACTGAACCGTCTCTTTGACAGAATCGCGTCGGTGCTCGTGATCTCGCTGATGGCCGTGATGGGCGTGGTGGCCTTTACGGCGGTGGTCTTCCGGTTTGTCCTCCATTCGCCCCTGACCTGGACCGAGGAGTCGGCCCGGTACATGATGATCTGGGTGACCTTCATGGGCGCCGGGCTGGCCATGCGGCAGCGCCGGCATATCGGGGTGACCATCGTGGTCCAGCGCCTGCCGGCGTCGCTCCAGCGTACCGTCAACATGTTCGCCGAAATCGTGATGATCGCCTTTATGGGCGTGCTGCTCTACCAGGGGCTGAACCTCACCTACCAGCTGCGGACACAGGTTTCGCCGGCCATGAACTTCCCCATGATCATCCCCTATCTGGCCGTGCCGGCGGGGGCGCTCTACCTGATGACGGCAATCCTGGAGTTCTTCCTGGATCGTTCCGCCGGTGCGCTCTCCACGGCGGATACGGAGCTGGAGCGGCAGAACTACGGGGAACCAGAGCAGGACAACGAGGAGGATAGGCCATGATGACATTGATGGTAGTGACCTTCGTGGTCTGTTTCGTCATCGGCATCCCGCTGGCCATGGTGCTGGGGATCACCGGGCTGCTGGTGATCGTCGCCATGGGGGTGCCCATGCAGCTGGCGGCGCAGCGCATGTTCACCGGGCTTGACTCTTTTCCGCTCATGGCGGTGCCCTTTTTCATCCTCGCCGGTGATCTGATGAACCGCGGCGGCACCACGGTGCGCCTCATCCAGTTCGCCAACAGCCTGGTGGGGCACATCACCGGCGGGCTGGCCCACGCCAACGTGGTGGCCAACATGCTCTTTGCCGGGATCAGCGGCTCCGCCGTGGCCGACGCCTCGGCCATCGGCTCCATCATGATCCCCGCCATGGAGAAAAACGGGTACCACAAGGATTTCAGCGCCGCCCTCACCTCGTCGGCGGCGACCATCGGGCCGATCATCCCGCCCAGCATCATCATGGTGATCTACGGTGTCTCCGTGGGGGTCTCCGTAGGCGGGCTCTTTGCGGCCGGCTTCATTCCCGGCGTGATGATGGGACTTGGACTCATGGTGGTGGTCTACTTCGAGGCCCGGAAGCGCAACTACGCCAGCTTCGGGAGCTTCTCCCTCGCCCGGGTGGGGAGCGAGTTCAAGGGTGCCATCTGGGCGCTGCTGGCGCCGCTGATCATCATCGGAGGGATCCTGGGCGGCGTCTTCACGCCTACCGAGGCGGCCGCCGTAGCGGTGGTCTACTCCTTTTTCATCGGCAAATTCGTCTACCGGGAGCTCTCCTGGAGGGATATCCCCGCCGTGCTCAAAAACAGCGGCATCACCACCTCGGCGGTGCTGCTGATCATCGCCATGGCCAACATCTTCGCCTGGGTGATCGCCGCCAACATGATCCCCCAGAAGCTGGCGGGCGTCTTTCTTTCCATCTCCGACAACCCCTATGTCTTTCTCATTATCATCAACATCTTTCTCCTCATGGTGGGGATGATCATGGAGACCGGCGCGGCGATCATCCTGCTGGCGCCGATCCTGGCACCCATCGCCGTGCAGCTGGGCATCAACCCGCTGCATTTCGGTTTCATGATGGTGCTCAACCTGGCCATCGGGATGGCCACGCCGCCCGTCGGGGTCTGCCTCTTCGTCAGCTGCGGTCTCACCGGCCTCAGCCTGGAGCAGATCTCCAAGGCGGTCTTCCGGTTCATCGCCGTCATGCTGGTGATTCTGCTGATCGTCACCTACGTGGAGCAGATCTCCCTGGTTCTGCCGCGGCTGCTCGGGTTTATCCAGTAGGTTGGTGTCGCTGGAGGGGTTGACGAAGGCCGATGTTCCCGGGAGCTTGCTCCCGGGAACATCCAGATGAGGGATTGATTATTCGACAAATTTGGGGAGGTACTCCTGTTCCAGAGAGCGGTAGTGGTGGTAGCCGATCAGCTCCTTGAATTCGTCGAAACCGGCGACGAGGTCGGTCCGGCCTTCAGCCAGACGGTCGCCGGTGATGGCCTGGAGATAGTTTTGCATCCCCTTGATGGCGGCGAAGAGCGGCCCTACGGGGATGCTGATGCGACCGACACCCATGGCGCGAAGGGTCTCGATGGCCACAAGCGGTGTCTTGCCTCCCACCACGGCGTCGAAGAGGTTGATGCTTACCGGTGCCCCGATGTCGCGGATGGCACGTTTGATCTGTTCTTCCGAACGGGGAGCCTCCACAAAGATCAGATCGGCGCCGGCTTCGGCATAGGCCTTGCCGCGGTCGATGGCTGCCTCGATCCCTTCCACGGCGATAGCGTCGGTACGGGCGTTGATGACGAAGTCGCTGTCCAGTTCGTCGGCGGCCCTGCGGCAGGCGACGATCTTTTTCACCATTTCCTCGGGGGGAACAATCTGTTTCCCCTCCATATGCCCGCAGCGCTTGGGGAAGACCTGGTCCTCGATGTTCATGCCCCCGGCGCCTGCCTTGATGAACTCCCGGGTTACCCGCCGGGCGTTGATGGCGTTGCCGAAGCCCGTGTCGGCATCGAACATGACAGGGACGGAGACGGCATCGACGATATTCCTGGAAAACTGCAACGCTTCGTTGAACGACAGAAAGGCCATGTCGGGCAAGCCCAGATAGGAGGCGGCGAGCCCGAACCCGCTGACCTGAAGAGCCTTGAAGCCATACTGCTCGATCAGTTTGGCCGAGATCGCGTCGTGTGCCCCGGGACAGACCAGTGCCTGCCGCGCTTCCACCAGTTGTTTGAGCTGTGTGGTCATTCTCATATCGGTTTCCCCGCTTTCACCTGTATTCTCTGTTGCGCCACAAGGGAGGGGAGAACGGCTACGCTCTCCCCTCCCGTCCGCTACTCTCCATTCAGGGAAGGTGCGTTACATCCTCCCTCCCGCCGTTGTTACTCCTTGGGGAGAACCGTGAGGCTTGTGGTGGCTTTTGAACCCTGCTCCCCCACTGCCGTAATCGTATATGTCCCCGGATCGATATAGACCTTCGGGATCCCGCCGCGCGGCTCGAGGACGAAGCTGCCGTCGCTGTCCGCTTCTACGATTCCTCCGGTACCCGCCTCGCCGAAGGAGTAGTTGACGTCGCCGACATCCATAATCACGCGCACCTTCTCCCCGGCGTTGAAGCCGGTACCGGTGAAGACCAGCTTTGTTCCCGGCGTTCCTTCCGGGGGATCCACCTTGATCGTCGGTGCGTCGGCGGCGAAGGCGGTGCCGAAGAGCAGTGTGACACAGAACAGGGCAAGGATTGCCGTGATACCTGACCGAACGTGATGCATTACCGTTTCACCTCTTCCTGTGGTGATGATGGACGGCTCTGTGCCGTCCTGTGGTTTGTCCCGTGTGTTGTCATCGCTGCCGGTCCGACGGATACGGCGGCTGAGCGCTTGATGAGACGTTCGACCAGAAGACCGATTCCGGTACAGACCAGGCCGATGACAGCGTAGATGTTGCTGGGGAAGAGCAGGAAGATCCCACCGGCAACAAACAGCATGCGTATGGGGAGATTGAACCTGCTCTCCGCATGGCCGAAGAACCCGTAGGAGATCACGAATGCACCCAGGGCGCCGCTTCCCGCCGTGTAGAGGATCCTGATCAGGTTTGGCACCCGGCCGACCATGGCGGGATTGAGGACAAAGCAGAAGGGAACGATGAAGGCCACCACGCCGAGCCGGACGGCGTTGAGGCCGGTTCGGAACCAGTCCCCGCCGGCGATGCCCGCTGCGACGATGGCCTGTGTGCAGGTTGGTGGCGTCACCCCTCCCAGCAGGGCCCAGTAGATGAAAAAGAGATGGGCCGCTACCGGGTCCACGCCGAGACGGAGCAGCGGCGGAACGAGAATGGAGAGGCAGAGGACGTAGGTGGGTACGACAGGCAGGGATGTCCCCAGGAGGAAGGGCACGATGCTGGCTATGAGCAACGCCAGGATGAGACTCTCGCTCCCCATGGCCATGATCAGCCCGCTGAGTTTGGGGGCGATCCCCGTGATGCCGATCATGTTGACCAGCACGTTCACGGCCACCAGAATCGGGATGATCCGGGCGAGGCCGATGCTCCCGTCCTTCAGTGCGTAGGCCAGATCGTGCAGCGTGGTGGCGATGCCCTTCACGGGCGTGTCCAGCAGGAGCGTAAGGATTACGCTGGAGAGACAGGCGTAGAAACCCGCATAGAGAAGCGGCCTGCCGATTCCGATCAGAACGAGCAGCGTTCCCGTGGGGATCACCAGCACCGACAGCCGACGGAAGGTCAGCACGTCCTTCCAGCGGGGGATCTCCTCCTCGGGGAGTGACGCCAGTCCGGCGCGGACCGTCCGGAAATGCACCCCGCCGAAGACCCCGATGTAGTACATCAGGCAGGGGATGCTGGCGTAGCCGATGATCTTGAGGTAGGAGATGCCCAGGAACTCGGCCATCATGAACGCCGTGACGCTCATGATGGGGGGCGTGATCCCGCCTCCAGTGGAAGCGATCGCCTCTACGGCCCCGGCGAAGTTGGGATGGTAGCCGAGTCGCTTCATCAGGGGGATGGTGTAGTTCCCCGTGACGGAGACATTGGCGACCCCGCTTCCGGAGATGCTGCCGAAGAGGGCGCTGGCCACCACCGCCGCCTTGGCCGGTCCGCCCCGGAGTCTCCCGGTGAGCGCCAGGGCGATGTCGATGAAGGTGCGTCCGCCGCCGCTGGCTGTCAGAAGGGCTCCGAAGATGATGAACATGGAGATGAAGGTGGCCGACATTCCGGTGACACTGCCGAAGAGTCCCAGCGGCGAGTAGTAGCTGGTGTTCAGAACATACCGCAGTGTGATCCCCCGGAGCTTCCACATGCCCGGGAACAGATCCCCAGCCATGATATAGACGAAGAGCAGCACCACCATGATGGGGATCGCCCATCCCACGGTCCGGCGTGCCGCATCGAGCACAATGAGAAGCAGTGCTACGCCGAGAACCAGATCGAAGGTACCGGCCTCTCCGGGTCGCATATAGATGCTGGTGGCGTTGAAATAGATGTTGATGTTGGCGGCGAAGACAACGGCGATGGTAAAGAGATCCCACCAGGAAAGGCGGTCTTCTTCCGCTTTTTTACTGAAGGGGAAGGCGAGCAGCGCCAGCGAGAGTCCCAGCGCCACGTGCATCGCCCTGAGCTGGAGGTCGAGGAGAGGAACGAAAATAGGGACGGAAAGCTGCACCAGAGCAAAGACCAGCGCTCCCCAGAAAAGCAATCGGTGACGGTTTTCCAGAAGGATTGCAAGACCCTGCGACATGATCTGATCTCCCGTTTCATTCAGTCTGTCTGCGTGCCGACCGCCCCCGAGGGATGCCGTATACGCAGATCACCGGGTTCACTCCGTGTCCGAGTGTCCGGCCGGACGCATCTGTTCTACTGCTGCGGTTCGTATTCCGGCGGGATGAAGCGTTCCGGAACGTCGATCCCCTGTTCCTTCGCGTACTGTACCAGGCCGGCATGAGCCGGGATCTCTCCACCCGGTGCGGCGTATTTGAAGTAGTCCTCCACGGGCTTCCAGCCCTTTACGCCGGAGTAGGCGTCGGCGATCTTGTCGAAGTTCTCCACATAGGTCTTGATCATGTGGTAGCCGGTCTCCTGCGAGATCCGCGGTGTCGCCACAGCGCCCACAATGGGACACTCTTCCCAAATGGGGCCGACCTCGGGGAGCTGCTTGATCTTGCCTTTGGGCGTTTCCAGAAAGTTGAGATAGGGGTAGGTCTCGCGGACCTTCTCGATATTCTCCTTTTTGAATCCGATAGCGGTAATGGGTGTGGTGAGGTTCACTTCGATGAGCGAGGAGTCGATGGCGTTGATGGAGCTGGACTTCTGGAGCCCCACGATCCTGCCCTGCTTGAGAAGGTTGATGGCGTCCCCGTAGGCCGCGGGAAGGAAGTCGATCTCCGTTCCCAGAACCTCGTCGATCTTCATCATGTACCCCGCACCGGACGAACCGGGGATGCCGGGGCTGAACCGCTTGCCTGCGAGATCGGAGAAATACTCGACGCCGGAATCCTTGCGGACATAGACACGGTCGGCGATGATATTCCGCACGAAGAGCCAGCGTACTTCCTTCCACTGTTCGCCCTCGAAGGTGTCCATCCCCTTGTACATCTGCATGGCCGAGGGGAGGTCGACACAGAGGGCAAAATCAAAGATGCCGTCGTGCATCCTCCGCAGATTGTCCAGGGCTGCACCGCTTTCGACGACGGTGACATTGACGCCGATATCGGCCTTGTTCATCACCGAAGCCGTGGCCACACACCAGGAGTAGAGGCCGGATGTGGACGAGGTGCTGCCCATATTCAGATATTGGGTATCCCGCGCCATTCCCGCCGTAGCGCTCAAAGCGAAGACCGCTACAATAACCAGCAGCGCCAATAGGAACTTGTTCCGTGTCATTCTGAGTAACCCTCCTTGCATGTCTTTGGTCGGAAACCTGTGCTTTAGAACCGTCCGTACCACGCAACCGCCTCTGTATCCGACTGGAAAACCGGGCACTGCATCACTCCTTTCATGGCATCGCTCTCTCTATGTTTGCAATCTCTGGCCTGTAACGAAGTCGCCGTGCCGTTTGAGGTATGGAACCAGTCCGCCTTCGTCGAGGATGGCGACCATGATGGGGGGGAGCGGTTCCACGCGGTAGGTCCTGTTTTGGCTGTGGTTGGTTACATTTCCTGCTTCAATGTCCAGGCTGAGCCTGTCGCCGGCCTCGATATCCCGGGTGTCGCAGAGCAGGGCCGGCAGGCCGAGGTTGATGGCGTTGCGAAAGAAGATCCGGGCGAAGGAACGGGCCAGAACGGCACCGACGCCGGCGTGTTTCAGGGCGATGGGTGCCTGTTCCCTGGAGGAACCGCAGCCGAAGTTCCGCCCGGCCGCCACCAGATCCCCTTCGCCGCATTTGCGGGCGAACCCGGGATCGATATCCTCGAAGAGATGGTCGGCGAGACTGGAGTAGTCGAGTGTCTTCGTGTACTTTCCGGCGATGATGTAGTCGGTGTTGATATCGTCACCGAAGATATGGGCGTTACCGACAATCCGTTTTGCCATCAGTGCCGCACCCCCTTGACGTCGAAGCCCCGCGGGTCACGTATTCTGCCCTCTACGGCCGAGGCGGCGCAGGTGGCCGGCGAGGCCAGGTAGATGGCGGCTTTGTTGTTGCCCATACGTCCTTTGAAGTTCCGGTTTGCGGTGGAGAGCACGGTTTCGCCGTCGCCGGGGATCCCCAGGTGGGTCCCCGGGCAGGGGCCGCAGCCGGGAGGCATTATGACGGCCCCTGCCTTCAGGAAGGTCTCCAACAGACCTTCCGCGGCGGCTGACTGAAAGATCTTGCGCGAGGCAGGACAGATCAGGAGCCGCACCCCTTCCGCGACCTGACGGGATGCCAGATAGCGTGCCGCCGTCCGAAGGTCTTCCAGGCGTCCGTTGGTGCAGGTCCCGATGAATACCTGCTGTACCGGGGTGCCCTCCACATCTGTGACGGGGGCGACATTGTCCACGGTGTGTGGTTTGGCGATCTGGGGCGCTATGGAGCCGGCATCGAGGTCCAGGGTCGCGGCGTACTCAGCGTCGGGGTCGCTTGCCACCGGTGTGCCCCCTCTGTGTCCCAGCGAAGCCCGCCACTCTCTGAGTACCCGGTCGGCGGGCATGATGCCGGCCTTGGCACCGCACTCGATGCTCATGTTGGCCATGGTCAGCCGCTCGGGAACGGGCAGGGAGTCAATGGCTTCCCCGGAAAACTCCAGGGCCAGATAATCGGCGCCGCCGGAACCGATCCTGCCGATGGTGGCCAGCATGAGATCCTTGCCCGTAACCACCGGGTGGGGTTCCCCGTGGTAGCGGAGTTTCATCGTCTGGGGTACCTTCAGCCACAGCTTCCCCGTCAGGAAGACGCCGCTCATGTCGGTGGAGCCGATACCAAAGGAGAGGGCGTTCAGCGCCCCGTAGGTACAGGTATGGGAGTCCGTACCGACGGCGAACTGCCCCGGCGCCGCCAGGCCTTCTTCCACCACGATTTGATGGCAGACGCCCTCGCCGACGTCGTAGAGCCTGATGCCCTGCGCCGAGGCGAACTCCCGGATCATGGAATGCAGCCCGCTGACCCGTTCGTTCGGGCTGGGGGTAGCGTGATCCAGGATGAAAACGATCCGCTCAGGGTGGCTGACGCGTTCCGTTCCGAATTCGCGGAACGCCCTGATGGCGATCGGTCCGGTACTGTCGTGACTCATGGCAAGGTCCACCGAGACCACAGCGTAGTCTCCGGCGACGACATCCTGTCCGCAGTGGGCGCCGATGATCTGTTCAACCGCGGTTTTCCCCATGTTCTTCCCTCCTGCCTCCAGATCCGCCCGGAGCCTACGATCCGGTACCGAGAAGTCCCGTGAACGCCGTGACCGAATCGAGCTCTTCCATATTCCGCACGGTGGTGATGATCCGTTCCTGCCGCTCCGGTTCCGGAAAGGCCCTGCCGGCCAGTGACGTAAACTTGTAACGCAGTTCCGCCTCCGTGAAGGGGTTGTTGGGGTGTCCCTTCGGGTAGGTCTCCCTGAGATTGAAGATCCGGCCGTCCGCGGTTTCCACATCCACCTTGACGGTATAGCGGTAGGCCCGGGGCAGGTTTTCGATCTCCTCGTCGTCCACAACCTCTACCTTTCTGGCCAGCTCAAGGATTCTGGGATCCCTGATCTTTTCCTCGGTGAACTGGTCGATGAAGGCATTTCCCTCAAGGAGGGTGACGGCGCAGACATAGGGATGACTCAGCTGGGCGGCCACAACGCTGGTGATGGCGTCGGCGTCCACGGAGTACTTTCTGGTGATGCTGGTAGTGTGGGCCGTGACCTTCTTGATATCCTCCGGACCGATATCGGGGTGTTCCTCCCGGAAGCGCCTGAGAGCCCCGATGGTGGTGTGTTTGCTCCGGCAGGTGGAGTACATCTTGAGGCCGATGCCCATCAGTTCCCAGCGGGTGCCCAGATCACCGCATATCCGGTCCTTGTCGTAGACGTCGTCGGTGAAGCAGTTGTAGAATCCGCCGAACTTGTTTTCAAAGACATCGGTGATCCCGGTGAAGCCGTTTTTCGCCAGCTGAGCACCGAGGATGGCGCCTTCGGAGCTCTTGGAGGGTACGATTCGTTTGGCCATGGCCGAAAACTGAACGGCCTGCAGTCCGCCGGCCCAGTTGCCGGCGATGCCCATGGCGTTCATCATCTGTTCGGTGTTCAGCCCAAGCATGTGCCCCACGCCTGCGGTGGAGCCGAAGGGGCAGCAGGATCCGGTGTTGTTGAATCCCTGGTGGGCGATCTCCATGCCCACCGGCGCCGCGACGCGGCAGGAGATCTCGAAGGCCAGAGCTGCTGCGGTGAGGAAGTCCTTGCCGGAGAGATTCCCCATCATCTCGGCAAAGGCGGTGATGCAGCCCAGGACACCGGTGGAGACGTGGATGATGCCGTCGGTATGGGTGTCGTCAAGTTCGAAGGAGTTGATGGCCGAACCGTTGAGCATCATGGCCATCAGTACAGAGGTCTTGTCTCCTGTTCCCCAGATGCTGGATTCCTTTCGGTCCGTGGTGGCCGTCAGGGTATCCCGGTAGATCTGCATCCACGGTGTGGTGGAGCCGAAGAGGCCGCAGCCGTATCCGTCGAGCAGGACGATCTTCAGATGGTCCAGTACCTCTGCGGGGATGTCCTCGTACTTCAGGTTCGCCGCGAATGCGGAGAGCTCTTCATTGATGGTCCGTGCCATGATGTCTGCTCCTTTCGCTTCTTGTTGTGTCCCTATCGGGAGATCCAGGCGCGAGCAGAGCGGTCAGCGGCGTTACGGAAGAGGCTTCTTCCATTGCCATGGTTTGCTCGATCAGGTTGTCCTGGATGTCCGCCGTCACCGGTCCTGCCGTGATCTCCCGGAACTTCCCGAAGAGCTCTTCCCGGCTCATGGGGTTTTCCGGAGAGCCCTTGGCATGGTCCACACGGTGGCGGTAGCGCGTTCCTTCGGTTGTCTCCACCTCAACGGCCATGGAGCGCGGATTTGGGTAGTTCCGCTGGATTTCCGGGTCGACCTCGATCTGTACCTTCTTTGCGATCTCCGGGATACGGGGGTCCCTGACCGCCTCCTCGGCGTAGGCGTCGAGTCCCGCGTGGCCCCAGAGCAGCACCGCCGCCAGGCCGTACTGGATGCTCAGACGGGCGTGGAGTACGGAGTGGACCTCCGGGATGTCCGATCCCTGCTTTGCGTTTCTGTGGGTCCGGATCCTGATGGCCTTGATCCCCTCCGGGAAGAGCGGTTGTTCGTCCAGGATGTGCTGCATGGCCTCCACGGCGAAGTGGACGTAGCGGCAGGAGCAGAAGGGTTTGACGTAGATTCGCCGCAGATGCCAGTCGCTTCCCAGTTGATCGGTGATCGTTTCAGGCCGTGCTTCGTCGGCGAAGCAGTGGCAGAATCCCAGCTTTCCTTCGACGACCTGCTTCGGTCCCGTGCATCCCTTGGCGGCGAGCCGTGCGGCGAGGATCCCGTTCTTCGCCGCGTTGCCCGGGTGGAGGTGCTTGACCAGCGAGCCCTCGATCTCGTACTGGTTGATCCCCGAGGCCAGGCTTCCCGCCAGCCCAAAGGCGTTGGCGAGCTCTTCGGCCGACAGGCCCAGCAGCTTTCCAGCGGCGGTGGTGGTGCCGAAGGCGGCCACCGTTCCCGTGGGGTGGAAACCCCGAAGATAGTGGGAAGGATTGATGGCGGTGCCGATACGTAGTGACGTCTCGTACCCGGCAATGATGGCTTCCAGGAGTTCGCGTCCGCTTAAGGAGCGTTCCTCGGCGAGAGCGAGGGCTGTAGGTACGATGGACGAACCGGGGTGGTAGGTGGCGTGCTTGGATCCGTCGTCCAGTTCCAGAGCGTG
The sequence above is drawn from the Synergistales bacterium genome and encodes:
- a CDS encoding MmgE/PrpD family protein; this encodes MATIAEELAAFAEDLQLDSLPRDTVDLGKRCLLDTLGALLAGCHKSETGRIARSYAEDLGERGRCTVAGVAGQTNAATAALAGGMMAHALELDDGSKHATYHPGSSIVPTALALAEERSLSGRELLEAIIAGYETSLRIGTAINPSHYLRGFHPTGTVAAFGTTTAAGKLLGLSAEELANAFGLAGSLASGINQYEIEGSLVKHLHPGNAAKNGILAARLAAKGCTGPKQVVEGKLGFCHCFADEARPETITDQLGSDWHLRRIYVKPFCSCRYVHFAVEAMQHILDEQPLFPEGIKAIRIRTHRNAKQGSDIPEVHSVLHARLSIQYGLAAVLLWGHAGLDAYAEEAVRDPRIPEIAKKVQIEVDPEIQRNYPNPRSMAVEVETTEGTRYRHRVDHAKGSPENPMSREELFGKFREITAGPVTADIQDNLIEQTMAMEEASSVTPLTALLAPGSPDRDTTRSERSRHHGTDHQ